The window GCTagtggagaaaaagaaacacccGAGGGCCGACGCTACGTTATGAAACTCAAGTTTATGCAGCTTTTACGAACAACACAAAGAAGATATTGATCGTAGAATCCGTCGGCTCACACTTAATGCGTTTATTATGTACAAAGTAAGCTGCATAACTCAGATTAAGTAAACTGGAGCAATACAGATGTAAGTtaacagaaaataatacaGACAGTGTGGTAAAATTCGTCCAGTTACCGCTAAGCTTGAAATCTCCAAATCGTTATCACCGTCACCGCGACCTCGATCTTGTCCATCGTCGGGTGAATCATCgtctgaaaaataataaaaaatacgctACATTAGTATTTTTAGAACCGCAATTCAATGgtagaaaatttctttcaattattagTTAAACACTTCGATTAGTCTTCACAGACTTTTGACATCATTATCTATTGGGATGCAATATATGGGAAATAGCCACGTTTCCGTCGATTTGGTTATAAGAAGATCAATTTGGTTGTAAAAGTTACTTTTTGACCCAATTATTACAGTATAATGTAACTATATTGTATACTATTGTATATAAACTCAATGTAACAGATTAAGAGCCTAATAACACTCGTGAAGTTTACTGTGCTTTGATATTTGCGTCATTTACTCGCATTGGGGTACCACACTGCTGAGCTACATTCAACATCTGATGAGTCCcagtataaatattatcatcgTACAAAGATTGAAcccatattttatttaagaTTAATGGGCAAAGATTGAATTCAATAAACACAACTTGTTCATTTGGTTACAACTGGTTGTACAAAACTGTGTTATATTGGGATCATGCGAATGTTTAAACGAAATTACGAACAGATCAATGATATGTTATCTAAATTGAACGACATGCTTCAATTAAATTATGCACATGGCGTAAGTATACATGGTTATATAGAGAGATATCGGTATGAAGGGCATGAATTCTCTTCATCTATGTAAAATATGCAATACTATCCAAGGTTTGTTCGAATAATTTCTGAAACGCAAGTTTTCTGCGTGGCTCGCATTTTTCTTGATCCGCTTGTCCCACATACGGCTTGTTCATTTGTATCTGTAAAATACTGTACCTATTATACTAGTCAAGTTTAGGATTTTTCTTCACACACCAATGAGAAAATGTTTAACTTTTCTTCACAACATAATACTAATGTCGTAGCACttcaatttcatgaaatttataatcaacTACATACTTCAATTTTCTGGTTTAGAGAAGTGAGTATAGTCAGCAAAAATTATCACTGTGTTTGCTCACCATAATTAGAATACTGTGGTGTTAGACCAGTTGAGCCCTCCACCTCTTCATACTCTCCTGCAGGAATCCTTGTAGGTGGTTTATATTCTCTTTTAGAAAGTACACAACACTTTGTGGGGGTTACTTCTGGCGAACCTGGGTGGCCTTACATTGCTCCTTCCAAAGCGAGTCTTCCTCATATGTAGATTATGAATTCGCTGTGCTGCAGTCGACAGTTGATCCCACACCAAATTCACACAATATCTAAAAATTATTGCGAATCTCATACTAACCATAGTCACCAAACTCCTGGGCCTCCGTGTCGTCTGAATCATCATCCTCGTCTCTGTTCAATTCACCATCATCATCCTCGTTCGGGTCGTCAGTCTCGTCTTCTTGATCATCGTCTTCATTGTTATCGCCAGTATCATAATTATCGGCATCATCAGTAtaatcatcattatcatcattatcatcattatcatcattctCATTATTGTCACTATCATCATTATCGTCATTGTCGGCAGTATCGTAATTATCGTCATTTTCGGAATTATCTGCAGTATCATCATTGACGTCATTATCAGCATTATCGTTATCACTTTCAGCAACAATTTGAGCTTCCGGAGATGCAAGCTCTGCATTTGTGTCTGGAGTTGGACTGTGTTCTTCCAAATAATCGTAGCTTGAAAACATCAAACGCCTACGCAAAGGGCTTCTGGGATTCTCAGATTCGATATCAGACAGATATCTAACACGTCCTGAGGCAAAGATTAGTCAAGGATCAGAAACTCGTTCTTCATCTAGGATTCCAATAGAAACAGTGATCGCCTTGCTCAACGCAACCCGTAGTGAAAATTACTTACGCCCCAGATTTTCCTGATACAAGTGATCGGATCGATATTTTGATTGGTGATTTTTTTGATGTCGTGAACGAGTTTTACTAGAAGACCTAGCACTGTCTTTCTTCAGATTAATTAGGCAAGGTGCAGATTCAATTACGCGAGTAGCTTTCAAGATGCCATCTTCATTCCGAACAATGCAAGTACACCTCTTAGTGTCTGCCGGGCAGCTAAGAGGAATAAAATGTGATATCATTGAAAAcacaatttaataaaataatattttactatTTAAAAATACTATATAACAAACATACCAAAATGAACCCGGCCCAATACAGTCAATGGCTGATTTACCCCTGTAATAttggaaattagaaaaattttatgggtAAAGATGTTTATCAATTGTACAAAGAATTTGTA is drawn from Neodiprion fabricii isolate iyNeoFabr1 chromosome 3, iyNeoFabr1.1, whole genome shotgun sequence and contains these coding sequences:
- the LOC124178022 gene encoding uncharacterized protein LOC124178022, whose product is MFILTYLMIFVILFYVKTIGLNDIDKSDDNDPGWGLFLSVSQGNDEYPSYNIGHWTQQLHLQQCVFVEIGEEFCALFIELRNIPRKSKFADSSEVGEFFLGLCKCATVPSWILCSDELMRRKKSDCIFTEAIPSANTSARVHKRLCDVTLLTEYAKPCNCSIPVANQQLYPTEGFPTCFRTPLPESLCSPRGVCGVAECSATTIKGIHSPQCDPECHEKQPFCEEFGPWTSIPPEITSLWSHWSTPICENSDGRIFATATAICRNQLTGKSAIDCIGPGSFCCPADTKRCTCIVRNEDGILKATRVIESAPCLINLKKDSARSSSKTRSRHQKNHQSKYRSDHLYQENLGRRVRYLSDIESENPRSPLRRRLMFSSYDYLEEHSPTPDTNAELASPEAQIVAESDNDNADNDVNDDTADNSENDDNYDTADNDDNDDSDNNENDDNDDNDDNDDYTDDADNYDTGDNNEDDDQEDETDDPNEDDDGELNRDEDDDSDDTEAQEFGDYDDDSPDDGQDRGRGDGDNDLEISSLAVTGRILPHCLYYFLLTYICIAPVYLI